One genomic segment of Kribbella jejuensis includes these proteins:
- a CDS encoding ABC transporter ATP-binding protein: MSEELFVVDDLTVTLPTSRGPVDVVKNVSFTVGRDETVGIVGESGSGKSMTALAVLGLLPRGARTSGSVKLDGKELLGRSDRDLRSVRGNAISMVFQDPLSSLNPYYTVGLQISEMYRAHRGGSRQAARKVAIEALERVGIPDPGRRVDHYPHQFSGGQRQRVMIAMALCCSPSMLIADEPTTALDVTVQAQILELLAELQSTTGTGMIFITHDLAVISSIAQRVLVMQSGDPVEYGTAEQVFSEPRHEYTRMLLDAVPRIDDEVAS, from the coding sequence ATGAGCGAGGAATTGTTTGTTGTCGACGATCTGACAGTCACTTTGCCGACCAGCCGCGGCCCGGTCGACGTGGTGAAGAACGTGTCGTTCACGGTCGGCCGGGACGAGACCGTCGGCATCGTCGGCGAGTCCGGATCGGGCAAGTCGATGACGGCCCTCGCCGTGCTCGGCCTGTTGCCGCGCGGCGCCCGGACCTCGGGGAGCGTCAAACTCGACGGCAAGGAACTGCTCGGCCGCTCGGACCGGGACCTCAGATCCGTCCGGGGCAATGCCATCTCGATGGTGTTCCAGGATCCGCTGTCGTCGCTGAACCCCTACTACACCGTGGGTCTGCAGATCTCTGAGATGTACCGGGCCCATCGCGGCGGTTCGCGGCAGGCGGCCCGCAAGGTCGCGATCGAGGCTCTGGAACGAGTGGGAATCCCGGACCCCGGACGCCGTGTCGACCACTACCCGCACCAGTTCTCCGGTGGCCAGCGGCAACGGGTGATGATCGCGATGGCGTTGTGCTGTTCGCCGTCGATGCTGATCGCGGACGAGCCGACGACCGCGCTCGACGTGACGGTACAGGCCCAGATTCTGGAGTTGCTCGCCGAGCTGCAGTCGACGACCGGAACCGGGATGATCTTCATCACCCACGACCTGGCGGTGATCAGCTCGATCGCGCAACGAGTCCTGGTGATGCAGTCGGGTGATCCGGTGGAGTACGGCACGGCGGAGCAGGTGTTCTCGGAGCCTCGGCACGAGTACACCCGGATGCTGCTGGACGCCGTACCCAGAATCGACGACGAGGTAGCGTCATGA
- a CDS encoding TetR/AcrR family transcriptional regulator, with translation MADPVKTYRQVQAEETRIRIAQAARRLFGEQGYGATSIDAIAKDAGVATRTVYSAFGTKREILSLICDLWLSEAGALERAQQVFAIADPVERLRGAAGWLTNLYAAGFDVVLIFEAATDESPETKTLLRSKLAGRNEVMDAMIASLGDVLRVPLKQAQAIYRALAAPGVYQELVSESGWTPAEFEAFVADSLQRQLL, from the coding sequence ATGGCCGATCCTGTCAAGACCTACCGCCAGGTGCAGGCGGAGGAGACCCGGATCCGGATCGCGCAGGCGGCGCGCCGGCTGTTCGGCGAGCAGGGGTACGGCGCCACCAGCATCGACGCGATCGCCAAGGACGCGGGCGTCGCGACCCGGACCGTGTATTCCGCGTTCGGGACCAAGCGGGAGATCCTGTCGCTGATCTGCGACCTGTGGCTGTCCGAGGCCGGCGCGCTGGAGCGGGCCCAGCAGGTGTTCGCGATCGCCGATCCGGTCGAGCGGCTGCGCGGTGCGGCCGGCTGGCTGACGAACCTGTACGCGGCCGGCTTCGACGTCGTGCTGATCTTCGAGGCCGCGACCGACGAGAGCCCCGAGACGAAGACGTTGCTCCGCTCGAAGCTTGCCGGACGCAACGAGGTGATGGACGCGATGATCGCCTCACTGGGCGACGTACTACGGGTGCCGCTGAAGCAGGCGCAGGCGATCTACCGCGCGCTCGCCGCGCCCGGTGTCTACCAGGAGCTGGTCAGCGAGTCCGGGTGGACCCCGGCGGAGTTCGAGGCGTTCGTCGCGGACTCACTCCAGCGTCAGCTGCTCTGA
- a CDS encoding ABC transporter permease: MTRYIIGRLGGVVLILAAVCLFTYLIFFELSPDPAVMICGKTCTPERIDSIRNVLGLNQPILTQFWEFVSGIFAGRDYGSVHCSAPCLGYSFQTNEAVWSMITARLPVSITVAVGAAVLWLLAGVIGGLISAVKQGTWWDRSAMALALGGVSVPNYVLALVLQYVLVVKLQVLPFPSAVSFGDNPVVWFESYLMPWVVLAVGYACLYARLTRSNVIDTLSENYYRTARAKGLSSSLIMRRHALRPALTPITTIFGMDFAGLLGGALITETVFGLNGIGKMAADSIAKNDQPVIMAVTLLAAFFVVIGNVVVDLLYTALDPRVRVVSA, translated from the coding sequence ATGACCCGGTACATCATCGGCCGGCTCGGCGGGGTCGTCCTGATCCTGGCCGCCGTCTGCCTGTTCACGTACCTGATCTTCTTCGAGCTGTCACCGGATCCGGCCGTGATGATCTGTGGCAAGACCTGTACGCCGGAGCGGATCGACTCGATCCGGAACGTACTCGGGCTGAACCAGCCGATCCTGACACAGTTCTGGGAGTTCGTCAGCGGGATCTTCGCCGGCCGCGACTACGGGTCGGTGCACTGCTCGGCACCGTGTCTCGGGTACAGCTTCCAGACCAACGAGGCGGTGTGGAGCATGATCACCGCGCGGCTGCCGGTCAGCATCACGGTCGCGGTCGGTGCCGCCGTCCTGTGGTTGCTCGCCGGTGTGATCGGCGGTCTGATCAGCGCGGTCAAGCAAGGCACGTGGTGGGACCGCTCCGCGATGGCGCTCGCGCTCGGCGGGGTCAGCGTGCCGAACTACGTGCTCGCACTGGTGCTGCAGTACGTACTGGTCGTGAAGCTGCAGGTCCTGCCGTTCCCGTCCGCGGTGTCGTTCGGTGACAATCCTGTTGTCTGGTTCGAGTCGTACCTGATGCCGTGGGTCGTGCTCGCCGTCGGGTACGCCTGTCTGTACGCGCGGTTGACCCGGAGCAATGTCATCGACACGCTCTCGGAGAACTACTACCGGACCGCGCGGGCGAAGGGTCTGAGCAGCTCGCTGATCATGCGCCGGCACGCGCTCCGCCCGGCGCTGACACCGATCACGACGATCTTCGGGATGGACTTCGCCGGCCTGCTCGGCGGTGCGCTGATCACCGAGACCGTCTTCGGGCTGAACGGGATCGGCAAGATGGCCGCCGACTCGATCGCCAAGAACGATCAACCGGTGATCATGGCGGTGACGCTGCTGGCTGCGTTCTTCGTTGTCATCGGCAACGTTGTCGTGGACCTGCTCTACACCGCCCTGGATCCGCGGGTACGGGTGGTGTCGGCATGA
- a CDS encoding ABC transporter ATP-binding protein — MSKKQAPRLAVSGLQHNYGDRPVIEGLNFTLAAGQAIALVGPNGAGKTTVLKCIVGAAVPAAGKILLDGQPIDERAEAVRRDVATLLDDLDFFPDLTAAEHLDLLARAHGNATPEDLVDTILDDIGLLSAADQLPGSLSSGQRRRLALATALVRPRKLMVLDEPEARLDTGGVQWLSDRLVAEKNSGTSILFASHDPGLVETVADSVVTLTPLP; from the coding sequence GTGAGCAAGAAACAGGCGCCCAGGCTGGCTGTCTCGGGACTTCAGCACAACTACGGCGACCGCCCGGTGATCGAGGGACTGAACTTCACTCTCGCCGCCGGGCAGGCGATCGCGCTGGTCGGGCCGAACGGCGCCGGCAAGACGACCGTGCTCAAGTGCATCGTCGGCGCGGCCGTCCCGGCGGCCGGGAAGATCCTGCTCGACGGTCAGCCGATCGACGAGCGCGCCGAGGCGGTCCGGCGGGACGTCGCCACGCTGCTCGACGACCTGGACTTCTTCCCGGACCTGACCGCGGCCGAGCACCTCGACCTGCTGGCCCGCGCCCACGGGAACGCGACACCGGAGGACCTGGTCGACACGATCCTCGACGACATCGGCCTGCTGTCGGCCGCCGATCAGCTGCCGGGGTCGCTGTCGTCCGGCCAGCGTCGCCGGCTCGCGCTGGCGACGGCGCTGGTCCGGCCGCGCAAGCTGATGGTGCTCGACGAACCCGAGGCACGGCTCGACACCGGCGGCGTGCAGTGGCTGTCGGACCGGCTGGTCGCGGAGAAGAACTCCGGTACGTCGATCCTGTTCGCGAGCCACGACCCCGGCCTGGTCGAGACCGTCGCGGACTCCGTCGTCACGCTCACTCCGCTGCCATGA
- a CDS encoding ATP-binding cassette domain-containing protein, whose product MTLLEVRGVTKEFVTRGEGARARKTTFTAVDDVSFEVELGETLAIVGESGSGKSTTARIAARLLEPTTGTVAFDGQDVTRATGKDLSSFRNNVQVVFQDPFSSLNPRYTVERIITAPLSYQGITPKAGRTAFAQELMERVGLNPDHCRRYPAQFSGGQAQRIGIARALAVNPKLVICDEAVSALDVSIQAQVLELLMRLQRESGFSYIFIAHDLAVVRQISQRVAVMNRGRIVELGSCDQVFGAPEHDYTKTLLAAVPRINPEWDARRRQKAAR is encoded by the coding sequence ATGACTTTGCTGGAAGTACGCGGCGTGACGAAAGAGTTCGTCACGCGGGGCGAAGGGGCGCGGGCCCGGAAGACCACGTTCACCGCGGTGGACGACGTGAGCTTCGAGGTCGAGCTCGGCGAGACGCTGGCGATCGTGGGCGAGTCCGGCAGCGGGAAGTCGACCACCGCGCGGATCGCGGCCCGGTTGCTCGAACCCACCACGGGCACGGTCGCCTTCGACGGCCAGGACGTGACCCGGGCCACGGGCAAGGATCTCTCGTCGTTCCGCAACAACGTGCAGGTCGTGTTCCAGGACCCGTTCTCGTCACTGAACCCGCGCTACACCGTCGAGCGGATCATCACCGCCCCGCTCAGCTACCAGGGCATCACGCCCAAGGCCGGGCGGACGGCGTTCGCGCAGGAGCTGATGGAGCGGGTCGGGCTGAACCCGGACCACTGCCGGCGATACCCGGCACAGTTCTCCGGCGGACAGGCGCAGCGGATCGGGATCGCCCGGGCGCTCGCGGTCAACCCGAAGCTGGTGATCTGCGACGAGGCGGTGTCGGCGCTGGACGTCTCGATCCAGGCGCAGGTGCTGGAGTTGCTGATGCGGCTGCAGCGGGAGAGCGGGTTCAGCTACATCTTCATCGCGCACGACCTGGCCGTGGTGCGGCAGATCTCGCAGCGGGTCGCGGTGATGAACCGGGGCAGAATCGTGGAGCTGGGGTCGTGCGACCAGGTGTTCGGTGCGCCCGAGCACGACTACACGAAGACGTTGTTGGCGGCGGTACCCCGGATCAATCCGGAATGGGACGCGAGACGCAGGCAGAAGGCGGCGAGATGA
- a CDS encoding ABC transporter permease, translating to MTTSPTLAEIEEVGPAAPAAGPPASGRRLLSTITRDKGALACLAFLGIVVLMAVAAPLITKLSGWGPYQFDSAAINSDLGGVPHGALGGISGSHWFGVEPQNGRDLFARIVYGARVSITISLSATLLTGILGVVLGMLAGFYRGWVDQVISRLMDFLMAFPALIFMIAILSSLPSGNRPVLLVVVISAFGWPYLARVIRGQTMTLANREFVEAARASGAKDSQVVFREILPNLRGSIVVMTTLAIPGYIGTEAGLSFLGVGVSPPTASWGQMISSSVSWYSVDPMFFAIPGAFLFLTVLSLTVLGDKIRTLIDQGEAAA from the coding sequence GTGACCACGAGCCCGACGCTCGCCGAGATCGAGGAGGTGGGACCGGCGGCTCCGGCCGCCGGTCCGCCGGCCTCGGGCAGGCGGCTGCTCAGCACGATCACGCGGGACAAGGGCGCGCTGGCCTGCCTGGCGTTCCTCGGGATCGTGGTGCTGATGGCGGTCGCCGCACCGCTGATCACCAAGCTCAGCGGCTGGGGGCCGTACCAGTTCGACTCGGCCGCGATCAACTCCGACCTCGGCGGCGTACCGCACGGTGCGCTCGGCGGGATCAGTGGCTCGCACTGGTTCGGTGTCGAGCCGCAGAACGGCCGGGACCTGTTCGCGCGGATCGTGTACGGCGCGCGCGTGTCGATCACGATCTCGTTGTCGGCGACCCTGTTGACCGGGATCCTCGGCGTCGTGCTCGGGATGCTGGCCGGGTTCTACCGTGGCTGGGTCGACCAGGTGATCTCCCGGCTGATGGACTTCCTGATGGCGTTCCCCGCGCTGATCTTCATGATCGCGATCCTGTCGTCGCTGCCGTCCGGCAACCGGCCGGTGCTGCTGGTCGTGGTGATCAGCGCCTTCGGCTGGCCGTACCTGGCCCGGGTGATCCGCGGCCAGACGATGACGCTGGCGAACCGCGAGTTCGTCGAGGCCGCGCGGGCGTCCGGGGCGAAGGACAGCCAGGTGGTGTTCCGCGAGATCCTGCCGAACCTGCGCGGCTCGATCGTGGTGATGACCACGCTCGCGATCCCCGGCTACATCGGCACCGAGGCGGGCCTGTCGTTCCTCGGCGTCGGCGTCTCGCCGCCGACCGCGTCCTGGGGCCAGATGATCTCGAGTTCGGTGAGCTGGTACTCGGTGGACCCGATGTTCTTCGCGATCCCGGGCGCGTTCCTGTTCCTGACCGTGCTCTCGCTGACCGTACTCGGCGACAAGATCCGCACGCTCATCGACCAAGGGGAGGCCGCCGCATGA
- a CDS encoding carbohydrate kinase family protein codes for MRIAIAGSIATDILMTFPGRFKDQFLEEQMHKVSLSFLVDELVVHRGGVGANICYGMAQLGYPSLLVGSVGADFAEYGAALTAVGVDVSHVRVCENVHTARFTCTTDLDANQIASFYTGAMAEARELDLGAIHRAAGGVDLVLIGADDPDAMLKHTELAKQHGIAVAADPSQQLARMEGDAIRTLIDGAAYLFSNEYESGLMAQKTGWSHDEILERVGVRVTTHGGDGVVIEDRTGILAKVPAVPAPKLVDPTGGGDAFRAGYLTGRAAGLDHEAAAHLGCTLATTVLETVGTQEYTLDHPTFLDRLAGAYGADAAATAKQALKQA; via the coding sequence ATGCGAATCGCCATCGCCGGATCGATCGCGACCGACATCCTGATGACGTTCCCGGGCCGGTTCAAGGACCAGTTCCTCGAAGAACAGATGCACAAGGTGTCGCTGTCCTTCCTGGTCGACGAGCTGGTCGTGCACCGCGGCGGGGTCGGCGCGAACATCTGCTACGGGATGGCCCAGCTCGGGTACCCGTCGCTGCTGGTCGGCTCGGTCGGCGCCGACTTCGCCGAGTACGGCGCCGCGCTGACGGCCGTCGGCGTGGACGTGTCGCATGTCCGCGTCTGCGAGAACGTACACACCGCGCGGTTCACCTGTACGACGGACCTGGACGCGAACCAGATCGCCTCGTTCTACACCGGCGCGATGGCCGAGGCGCGCGAGCTCGACCTGGGCGCGATCCACCGGGCCGCGGGCGGTGTCGACCTGGTGCTGATCGGCGCCGACGACCCGGACGCGATGCTGAAGCACACCGAGCTGGCCAAGCAGCACGGGATCGCGGTCGCGGCCGACCCGTCGCAGCAGCTCGCCCGGATGGAGGGTGACGCGATCCGCACCCTGATCGACGGCGCGGCGTACCTGTTCAGCAACGAGTACGAGTCCGGTCTGATGGCGCAGAAGACCGGCTGGAGCCACGACGAGATCCTCGAGCGGGTTGGCGTCCGGGTCACCACGCACGGCGGCGACGGGGTGGTGATCGAGGACCGCACCGGGATCCTGGCGAAGGTGCCCGCGGTGCCGGCGCCGAAGCTCGTGGACCCGACCGGCGGCGGCGACGCGTTCCGGGCCGGCTACCTGACTGGCCGGGCCGCCGGTCTCGACCACGAGGCCGCCGCTCATCTCGGCTGCACGCTCGCGACCACGGTCCTGGAGACGGTCGGCACCCAGGAATACACGCTGGACCACCCGACCTTCCTCGACCGGCTCGCCGGCGCGTACGGCGCCGACGCCGCCGCCACCGCGAAGCAGGCGCTCAAGCAGGCCTAA
- a CDS encoding alpha/beta fold hydrolase: MGRETQAEGGEMISYTIPGMHVRDHTVDVPLNWEEPGESISLFARELVDPTKQDEELPVLLFLQGGPGGKGPRPVSADGWIGRALKTYRVVLMDQRGTGRSTPVSGRRMASMTAEEGAAYLACFRADSIVADAEHLRKTVFGGKRWSTLGQSYGGFLTLTYLSQAPEGLSACYVTGGLASIDPSAAEVYRRTYPRVAAKNREFYRRYPHNVERVSRIADRLATDDVRLPDGDRLTVRRFQSLGIDFGMKPGYERIHWLIDEAFDGDELSDTFLGQVHAQSSYLGNPLFAALQESIYGSGEGATGWAAETERARHPEFAEDARPLLFTGEMMYPWMFEEIRGLRPFQGAVELLAQRPSWPALYDVEKLAANDVPVAAAVYFDDMYVDSGLQLDTASRVGNVQAWVTNEYEHDGIGADRVFERLTELVASIGGGVRDR, encoded by the coding sequence ATGGGACGCGAGACGCAGGCAGAAGGCGGCGAGATGATCAGCTACACGATTCCGGGAATGCACGTACGGGATCACACTGTCGACGTTCCCTTGAACTGGGAAGAGCCAGGGGAGTCGATCAGCCTGTTTGCGCGGGAGTTGGTGGATCCCACTAAGCAGGACGAGGAGCTGCCCGTCTTGCTGTTCTTGCAGGGCGGACCGGGCGGGAAGGGGCCCAGGCCGGTCAGCGCCGACGGGTGGATCGGACGGGCGTTGAAGACGTATCGGGTTGTGCTGATGGATCAGCGCGGCACCGGACGCAGTACGCCGGTAAGTGGCCGGCGGATGGCGTCGATGACGGCCGAGGAAGGCGCGGCGTACCTCGCCTGCTTCCGGGCGGACTCGATCGTCGCCGACGCCGAGCACCTGCGGAAGACCGTCTTCGGCGGCAAGCGCTGGTCCACGCTCGGCCAGAGCTATGGCGGGTTCCTCACGCTCACCTACCTGTCGCAGGCGCCCGAAGGTCTGAGCGCCTGTTACGTGACCGGTGGTCTCGCCTCGATCGATCCGTCCGCCGCCGAGGTGTACCGGCGGACCTATCCGCGGGTCGCCGCGAAGAACCGCGAGTTCTACCGGCGGTACCCGCACAATGTCGAGCGCGTCAGCCGGATCGCGGACCGGCTCGCGACGGACGACGTACGGCTGCCGGACGGCGACCGGTTGACGGTACGGCGGTTCCAGTCGCTCGGCATCGACTTCGGGATGAAGCCCGGGTACGAGCGGATCCACTGGCTCATCGACGAGGCGTTCGACGGCGACGAGCTCTCGGACACCTTCCTGGGCCAGGTCCATGCCCAGTCGTCGTACCTCGGGAATCCGTTGTTCGCGGCACTCCAGGAGAGCATCTACGGCTCCGGCGAGGGCGCGACCGGCTGGGCGGCCGAGACGGAGCGGGCGCGGCACCCGGAGTTCGCCGAGGACGCCCGGCCGCTGCTGTTCACCGGCGAGATGATGTACCCCTGGATGTTCGAAGAGATCCGCGGGCTGCGGCCGTTCCAGGGCGCCGTCGAGCTGCTCGCGCAACGCCCGAGCTGGCCGGCCTTGTACGACGTCGAGAAGCTCGCCGCGAACGACGTACCGGTGGCCGCCGCGGTCTATTTCGACGACATGTACGTCGACTCCGGGCTGCAACTGGACACCGCGAGCCGGGTCGGGAACGTGCAGGCGTGGGTGACCAACGAGTACGAGCACGACGGGATCGGCGCGGACCGGGTGTTCGAGCGGCTGACGGAGCTGGTCGCATCGATCGGGGGTGGCGTCCGGGATCGCTGA
- a CDS encoding DUF6297 family protein yields MSAAEGPVQFDPADFGAIPTSRSLRRWMRNTRRQHADRSFWEIFEDIYLVVFTLLMAGATGGNVVRHLNSNAAGCSSLSCAQAISWFPWIVVPLLLATTLRVLLAVGPVSASRATGFWLLATPVSRASLLRPAYRLVIASVAVIGMIVGALIWALIGAPVVDVFEAAVLIGAALVCAAVGTVWAQQTARRTWWTLRVADVLLLLAVVPAVILALRPTPGRSVQTANVVLTFAQVQEIEGSGGEFLLLSAVAVVVCLALALVMSRTLDRLGRISVIAGGELLAGLAGAASSLDISMLGDVIAGRHWRLKGRVRSHRGRGANGAAIVQREFRRILRWPRRLAVAFGLLVVPYAVHGAGFRVLVPIAAAIAGFIAVRPLLDGLRTACRSTGLVRALGWDLRELRVVMAVVPAGVTVVWAACAYPAIGSAASTFAVAAGIITGTVRQASARPPSYAGPLVTSPMGAIPPGLFSQPARGFDLLMICLAPVLLNLSSLWVVLIPSVVIAGMFAVRPKTN; encoded by the coding sequence ATGAGCGCAGCGGAGGGACCGGTGCAGTTCGACCCGGCAGACTTCGGCGCGATCCCGACGTCGCGGTCGCTCCGGCGATGGATGCGGAACACCCGGCGGCAGCACGCGGACCGGTCGTTCTGGGAGATCTTCGAGGACATCTACCTGGTCGTCTTCACGCTGCTGATGGCCGGCGCGACCGGTGGCAACGTCGTACGGCATCTGAACTCGAACGCGGCCGGCTGCTCGTCGCTGTCCTGTGCGCAAGCGATCTCGTGGTTCCCGTGGATCGTCGTACCGTTGCTACTGGCAACGACACTGCGAGTGTTGCTTGCCGTCGGCCCCGTTTCCGCCTCGCGCGCCACCGGCTTCTGGCTCCTCGCCACCCCGGTCAGCCGAGCATCCCTGCTCCGCCCGGCCTATCGCCTGGTGATCGCGTCGGTCGCGGTGATCGGCATGATCGTCGGCGCCCTGATCTGGGCGCTCATCGGCGCACCCGTCGTCGACGTCTTCGAAGCTGCCGTGCTGATCGGCGCCGCGCTGGTCTGCGCGGCCGTCGGGACGGTCTGGGCCCAGCAGACGGCGCGGCGTACGTGGTGGACGCTGCGGGTGGCCGACGTACTCCTGCTGCTGGCCGTCGTGCCGGCGGTGATTCTTGCGCTTCGTCCCACTCCTGGGCGGAGTGTGCAGACGGCCAACGTAGTGCTCACGTTCGCCCAGGTTCAGGAGATTGAAGGCAGCGGTGGCGAGTTTCTCCTGCTGTCCGCCGTAGCGGTGGTGGTGTGCCTCGCCTTGGCGCTCGTCATGTCGCGCACGCTCGACCGGCTGGGGCGGATCAGTGTGATTGCCGGCGGTGAGTTGCTCGCCGGGCTGGCGGGCGCGGCGAGCAGCTTGGACATCAGCATGCTCGGTGACGTGATCGCCGGCCGGCACTGGCGTCTCAAGGGGCGAGTGCGTTCGCATCGCGGGCGCGGCGCGAACGGTGCCGCGATCGTGCAGCGCGAGTTCCGGCGGATCCTGCGCTGGCCGCGGCGGCTCGCGGTCGCGTTCGGGCTGCTCGTCGTGCCGTACGCCGTGCACGGCGCCGGGTTCCGTGTGCTGGTACCGATTGCCGCTGCGATCGCCGGCTTCATCGCCGTACGACCGCTGCTCGACGGCCTCCGTACCGCGTGCCGCTCGACGGGATTGGTCCGCGCACTCGGCTGGGACCTGCGCGAGCTGCGCGTGGTGATGGCCGTCGTACCGGCGGGCGTCACGGTCGTCTGGGCGGCCTGCGCGTACCCCGCGATCGGCAGCGCGGCGTCGACGTTCGCCGTTGCCGCAGGCATCATCACGGGTACCGTGCGGCAGGCGTCCGCGCGCCCACCGTCGTACGCCGGACCGCTCGTCACGTCCCCGATGGGGGCGATCCCACCCGGCCTGTTCTCGCAGCCGGCCCGTGGCTTCGACCTGCTGATGATCTGTCTGGCTCCGGTGCTGCTCAACCTGAGCAGCCTGTGGGTGGTGCTGATCCCCTCTGTGGTGATCGCCGGAATGTTCGCCGTCCGCCCCAAGACCAACTGA
- a CDS encoding PadR family transcriptional regulator yields MVDGLVTTEGTIYPLLARLRREGLVDTSWQESESGPPRRYYTSTPEGTRALAAFTADWHRFCTSVDKILQSGRRG; encoded by the coding sequence GTGGTCGACGGTCTGGTCACGACCGAGGGCACGATCTACCCACTGCTGGCCAGACTGCGCCGCGAAGGACTGGTCGACACCAGCTGGCAGGAGTCCGAATCGGGCCCGCCGCGGCGCTACTACACCTCCACACCCGAGGGCACCCGAGCACTGGCCGCGTTCACCGCGGACTGGCACCGGTTCTGCACCTCGGTCGACAAGATCTTGCAGAGTGGGAGACGGGGATGA
- a CDS encoding GntR family transcriptional regulator, whose translation MTADSTQPMQPLPSVRRLAQRENLRDSVANALRAAVISGELKPGEVYSAPTLGARFGVSATPVREAMLDLVREGLVISLRNKGFRVTEVSDDDLDNVAAVRQLIEPPTVRDVVPVIPAADYPRLRRLAEDIVVAAEAGDLIAYIEADRVFHVTLLAYSGNQKLVDVVSDLRSQTRLLGLTPLVESGRLVPSATEHHELLDLVEAGDGEGAEQLMRRHIGHVRGLWARSQSS comes from the coding sequence ATGACTGCCGATTCGACGCAGCCGATGCAGCCGCTGCCGAGCGTCCGGCGGCTGGCGCAGCGCGAGAACCTGCGCGACAGCGTCGCGAACGCGCTCCGGGCGGCGGTGATCTCCGGCGAGCTGAAGCCGGGGGAGGTGTACTCGGCGCCGACCCTCGGCGCCCGGTTCGGCGTCTCCGCGACCCCGGTCCGGGAGGCGATGCTCGACCTTGTCCGCGAGGGACTGGTCATCTCGCTGCGGAACAAGGGATTCCGGGTCACCGAGGTGTCCGACGACGACCTGGACAACGTGGCCGCCGTCCGCCAGCTGATCGAGCCGCCGACGGTCCGGGACGTCGTCCCGGTGATCCCGGCGGCGGACTACCCGCGGCTGCGCCGGCTCGCCGAGGACATCGTGGTGGCGGCCGAGGCCGGTGACCTGATCGCGTACATCGAGGCGGACCGGGTCTTCCACGTGACGCTGCTCGCGTACTCCGGGAACCAGAAGCTCGTCGACGTCGTGTCGGACCTGCGCTCACAGACCCGGCTGCTCGGGCTGACCCCGCTGGTCGAGAGCGGCCGGCTGGTGCCGTCCGCGACCGAACACCACGAACTGCTCGACCTCGTCGAGGCCGGCGACGGCGAAGGCGCCGAGCAGCTGATGCGGCGCCACATCGGCCACGTCCGCGGCCTGTGGGCCCGCTCTCAGAGCAGCTGA
- a CDS encoding O-methyltransferase has protein sequence MGHQVPVTEELHDYMLAHGMPLDEIATELRAETEQLGSPAGMLTTADQAGLLTTLTRLIGARRAVEIGTFTGFSALAISRGLPADGELICLDVSEEWTSIGRKYWERAGVADRIDLRIGDAHESVTKLDGTFDLAFVDADKDWYIKYYETVLPLIRPNGLLLFDNTLAGGRVIDADGPADRKEFNAHVAGDARVDVIMLGIGDGLTLVRKK, from the coding sequence ATGGGCCATCAGGTGCCGGTGACCGAGGAACTGCACGACTACATGCTCGCCCACGGGATGCCGCTGGACGAGATCGCGACCGAGTTGCGGGCCGAGACCGAGCAGCTCGGCAGCCCGGCCGGCATGCTCACCACCGCCGACCAGGCCGGCCTGCTGACCACCCTGACCCGGCTGATCGGGGCGCGCCGGGCGGTCGAGATCGGTACCTTCACCGGGTTCTCGGCGCTGGCGATCTCCCGCGGTCTGCCCGCCGACGGCGAGCTGATCTGCCTGGACGTGAGCGAGGAGTGGACCTCGATCGGCCGGAAGTACTGGGAGCGGGCCGGCGTCGCGGACCGGATCGACCTGCGGATCGGCGACGCGCACGAGTCGGTGACCAAGCTCGACGGTACGTTCGACCTCGCGTTCGTCGACGCCGACAAGGACTGGTACATCAAGTACTACGAGACCGTGCTGCCGCTGATCCGGCCGAACGGATTGCTGCTGTTCGACAACACGCTGGCCGGCGGCCGGGTGATCGACGCGGACGGCCCGGCCGACCGCAAGGAGTTCAACGCGCATGTCGCCGGCGACGCGCGCGTCGACGTGATCATGCTCGGCATCGGCGACGGGCTGACTCTGGTCCGCAAGAAGTGA
- a CDS encoding ester cyclase, with protein sequence MEGPLEVLERILHEGFATGNEAIVDEVCAPDLIEHQFGLAGRGEQARAQVKAAIRQVHELMPDIVYTLEDSVVVGDLVWARGRARGTATGSFFGPPSNAPVEITLFEQARVQDGRIVEHWGNPDRFALLAQTGALARLG encoded by the coding sequence ATGGAAGGACCACTGGAGGTTCTGGAGCGGATCCTGCACGAGGGGTTCGCGACCGGGAACGAGGCGATCGTCGACGAGGTGTGCGCGCCGGATCTGATCGAGCACCAGTTCGGCCTGGCCGGGAGGGGTGAGCAGGCGCGGGCGCAGGTGAAGGCCGCGATCCGGCAGGTGCACGAGTTGATGCCGGACATCGTCTACACGCTGGAGGACTCGGTCGTCGTCGGCGACCTGGTCTGGGCGCGCGGCCGGGCCCGGGGTACGGCGACCGGTTCGTTCTTCGGGCCGCCGAGCAACGCGCCCGTCGAGATCACGCTGTTCGAGCAGGCGCGGGTGCAGGACGGCCGGATCGTCGAGCACTGGGGCAACCCCGACCGGTTCGCTCTGTTGGCGCAGACGGGCGCCCTGGCCCGTCTGGGTTAG